The DNA segment TTTGAAGACAATCAAGGTATTAGTCCGCAGGCTTTGGAAAATTGGATTAAACAGAACCATCTTTAATCGGCATTGAGATGGCATCAGAGTGTTTGAGCAGTCGGTGCATTGTTGATATGGGGCTAAATCTCGGCGCTAAGGTGTGAAAAATGCTTGTAAAGCAGCTGATTTTGGTGTGCTTTTGGCCTTGAGACTACGAATTTTTTTCGGAAGTGCGGCAGATTGGCAAAGTTAGCAACCGCTACACAAGGGTACACGGGCATGTTGGAAGCTGTTTTAAAATCAGTGAATAACACCTTGAATCGTTGCCTTATGGGGTGAGAGCTAAAATCATATGGCTCTCATTTTTTATTTTTTGAGGAGATTCTTATATATAGTCAATCAATACTTTTTAATACAAGAAATCAAGTTGCAGACAGTACAGGCAGTGCGGAACCGATTCTGTTGTTATTCCAGTGGCTTACACAATCGTTCTCTTTGGGCTAAGGCGCGGCAGCGCCGCAGTAAAAGTTAAGTTGATTATAGTGGTTCTTATTCATATACCACTCCAGCGACCAACATTTCTGCATCTAAACTACCGTAAGATTGTTCCCATGCCTGAGCCGCTTCTGCCGCCGAACAGTTTTGGGCAAATATTTGTTGAGAGTGGCTCATTTTATCGAAAGCAATATGGTTCAATTGGGTACATTCATTTAAAGAAAAAGCAGCTTCTGCTTCAGAAGAAGAACCGGTAACCATCATAAAAAATGCTGAAACCAATGCGCCTGACACAATTAAAATTCTACCTATTTTCATAATATCGCTCCTGAATAGCACGCTTTTTGCGTAACAGATGTCAATTAACCATTTCAAGTTTTTCGAACGTGAAGTAAGGGAAATATTGAAAAAATCGAAATGAAGATAGTTATGCTTACTTGAGAGGGTATGTTTTTCATTTAATCTCATGTTTTTTTATTCTACTAAGGTAAATCTGAATTATCAATACTTTTTCTTATTTAATTTTTCAATTAATCTTACTTTTTATTCAAAACTAAAGTAAAATAAAGCTTACTGGATTCAAAGTATGAAAAAACACACCCGACCAAGGAACAAAAGATGGATACATTTAAAGACAGATTAGTTTTTCTTTGGAAAGACGAAGCCCGTCAAGCCAAAATTGCTGCCGACATCGACATGACCATTGCGGGATTCAGCAGAATTTGGAACGAAGGAGGGCTGCCAAAAGCTGAAACGCTAAAGAAAATCAAACAACTTAAAGGGTGTAGTATAGATTGGTTGCTAACCGGCGAAGGCGAGCCTTTCCCCGATGCTTCTTCTGCTGCTTCATCAGCACAAGATACGTTGGGTAATCCGGTGGATATAGATGAATTTATTTTTGTGCCCCGTTACGATATCCAAGCAGCAGCGGGGCATGGCCGCTTGGTGGGTGATGAAAAACCTGTATTCAGCATGGCGTTCAGACGTTATTGGGTTGAAAACTACATTACCCGAGATACTAAAAACCTTTCTGTTATTTCCGTAAAAGGCGATTCAATGGAAGGGGTGTTGAATGACGGCGATTCCATCTTGATCAACCATGGCGAAACTACTCCCCGCGACGGTTTGTATGTGTTGCGCTTGAATGAAAATCTTTTGGTGAAACGCCTTCAGCTTATGCCGGGTGGGATTGTCAATGTGATTTCAGCCAATGAAGCGTATCCTACCTTTGAAATAAATCTCAATAATATGACCGATGATGTGGCAATTATCGGCAGGGTGGAATGGTTTGGTAGAAATATTTAAAACAAATGCTGATATCAAATTGCCAAAACTTTTCCGAGGCCGTCTGAAAAGAACAGGCGGTTTTCAAACGTAACCGAACATTTTTAATCAGAATCCGCTAGAATAGCGGGCTTCATTTTTCAGACGGCCTTTTAGATATTGATATGTTGGTATTGGGAATAGAATCTTCTTGCGATGAAACCGGTGTGGCTTTGTACGACACGGAACGGGGTTTGTTGGCGCATCAGCTGCACACGCAAATGGCTATGCATGCAGAGTATGGCGGCGTGGTGCCCGAGCTTGCCAGCCGCGACCATATCCGCCGGTTAGTGCCTTTAACGCAAAGCTGTTTGGAACAGGCAGGTGTGGAATATAGCGATCTTGATGCTGTGGCTTTTACTCAAGGTCCGGGATTGGGAGGAGCGCTGCTTGCGGGATCGAGCTACGCCAACGCGTTGGCTTTTGCATTAAATATTCCGGTTATACCTATTCATCATCTTGAGGGTCATTTGCTGTCACCCCTGCTTTCCGAAGAAAAGCCCGAGTTTCCTTTTGTTGCTTTGCTCGTGTCGGGAGGGCATTCCCAATTTATGGCAGTGAGATGTATTGGAGACTATACCCTGTTGGGAGAGAGCGTTGATGATGCTGCCGGTGAGGCTTTTGACAAAACAGCAAAATTATTGGGGCTGCCTTATCCCGGCGGAGCCAAGCTTTCCCAACTTGCTAAGGATGGAGCTGAAAATGCCTTTGATTTTCCCCGTCCTATGTTGCACTCGCCTGATATTCAGATGAGCTTTTCCGGTTTGAAAACCGCAGTGCTAACCGCTGTGCAAAAAGTGCGGGAACAACATGGCGGTATTGTGCCGGAGCAAACCCGTAACGATATATGCCGTGAATTTCAGGATGCGGTAGTAGATGTATTGGTTGCAAAAGCACACAAAGCCCTACTGGATACCGGTTTTCGAACTTTGGTTGTTGCAGGGGGGGTAGGGGCGAATTGGAAGTTGCGTGAAGCTTTAGGCCGTCTGAAAATACAGACTGCGCCCATCAAAGGCCAACCGAAGCCTTTGCCGGAAAAGGTAAAAGTATATTTTCCCCCGATGGAATATTGTACTGATAACGGCGCAATGATTGCTTTTGCCGGAGCAATGCGGTTAACAAACGCTCGGGAAGCGGGCAGTTTTAATGTTAAACCGCGATGGCTCTTAACGGATATTGTGGTAGCTTGAAAATGATGCAAATCCGATAAATGATAGACGGCCATTGCAAAACCAACATCAATAACGCACAGTAATCCGATAACATTTCAACAGTGAAAAACCGCAACATCCGACAAATGCCGGGTGTTGCGGTTTTTCATGTTAAACGCTTAACTGAATGTAAGCATCAAATCGGACTTTTCATACGGCATTACCGTTTTATATCCAACTCACACCGTTAGATATTGTCCGGATCGTTTAAAGCATTGATGCTGTAGCCGCCGTCAACATAGGTAATTTCACCCGTGATGCCTGAAGCCAAGTCAGACAATAAAAATGCTGCCGTGTTGCCTACTTCTGTGATGGTTACATTGCGGCCGAGCGGATTATGCGAAGCAACATGGTTTAACAATTTGCTGAAATCGGCAATGCCTGAAGCAGCCAAGGTTTTGATCGGGCCTGCTGAAATGCCATTGCACCGGATGCCTTCTTTGCCCAAGCAAGCAGCGGTAAAGCGTATGCCTGCTTCCAAGCTGGCTTTGGCCATGCCCATTACGTTGTAGTGGGGAACGGCTCTCACCGCACCGAGATAGGTTAATGCCAAAATCGAGCCGTTTCTACCCTGCATCATCGGGCGCGCCGCTTTTGCCAAGGCAGGCAAGCTGTAAGCCGAAACTTCGTGGGCGATTTTGAAAGCCTCGCGGCTGATGCTGTCTAAAAAATCACCGTCTAACGCTTCGCGGGGCGCAAAGCCGATAGAATGAACCAATCCGTCTAACCCGTCCCATACTTTTCCTAGGTCGGTAAATGTTTTCTCAATTTCTTCATCGCTTTGTACATCGCAGCGGAATACCAATTCGGAACCCAGTTCTGCGGCCATTTTACGTACGCGGTCTTCTAATTTGTCGACAACATAAGTGAAAGCCAATTCAGCACCTTGTTCATGACACGCTTTGGCAATACCGTAAGCAATAGAACGCTCAGAGATCATGCCGGTAATCAGAATTTTTTTACCTTGCAAAAAGCCCATGTATATTATCCTTAAATAGTGGTTTTGAGGATTAACCAAACGGCGCATTATATCAAAATCAGCAAGTTAAGCATAGAAAATGGGAGCATACACTTCGGCCTTTTTATAATCCGAAAAACACGGTCTTTATCGATGGGGTGGTCATTAACAACAAGCCGTTTTTTTATTTTTATTAAGCTGACATTTGGAGATTCCGGAAAGATGGAGAAGCAGTGCAAATCTGATTTCACTCAGATAGAAAAAGCCGGCTCGTGTAACATAAAAAGATTCGCAAATCAAAACGGCTTGATAATGTAGATTATTTATTTCAGATGTTCGGGCAATAAATTAAGTTTATTTTTCATAAGAGGTAACCCCTATTGTAGAACTTATTTGTTTGGACTGTGCTTCGCGATTTGAGGAAGAGTTAAGCTATAATTCGCCCTTTCCGCAATCGGAAATTTGCACAATTTTTGCGGCTTTTCCGGTGCGCTTAAGTTGGTACACTAAAGATTTTGAAAGGTTTTTCCATGAATGATTACAGCGAAATGATGCCGTCTGAAACAGACCGCGAAGTGAGCGCACTTGCTTTGCCGCCCCATTCTATGGAAGCCGAACAATCAGTATTGGGCGGATTGCTGTTGGAAAATTCGGCATGGGACAGAATAGCAGATGTTGTCAGCCCTGAAGATTTCTACCGTCATGAGCACCGCCTGATTTTTCGTCATATTGCAGCCTTGATCAACGAAAGTCGGCCGGCGGATGTGATTACAGTGCAGGAAGCACTGGAGAGAAACGAAGAGTTGGAAGCCGCGGGCGGATTCAATTACCTGATCTCGTTGGCTCAGAACACCCCTTCGGCGGCCAACATACGCCGCTATGCAGAAATTGTGCGCGAACGTTCGATAATGCGCCAGCTTGCAGAGGTTGGCACAGAAATTGCACGCAGTGCCTATAATCCTCAAGGAAGGGATGCAGGGCAGCTTTTGGATGAGGCTGAAAATAAAGTATTCCAAATTGCCGAAAGCACGGCCAAGTCGAAGCAGGGCTTTTTGGAAATGCCCGCGCTGCTGCGGGAAGTGGTTGCCCGTATCGACATGCTGTATTCGCGTGAAAACCCTGATGAAGTAACCGGCATTGCTACGGGTTTTATCGATTTGGATAAAAAAACATCGGGGCTTCAACCCGGAGATTTGATTATCGTTGCCGGCCGGCCGTCTATGGGTAAAACCGCGTTTTCAATCAATATTGCCGAGCATGTGGCAGTAGAATCCAAATTGCCGGTGGCCGTGTTTTCTATGGAAATGGGTGGCGCGCAATTGGTAATGCGTATGCTCGGTTCGGTAGGCCGCCTCGACCAGCATGTGTTGAAAACAGGCCGTTTGGAAGACGAACATTGGGGCCGTCTGAACGATGCCGTCGCAAAGCTATCTGATGCGCCGATGTTTATTGATGAAACGCCCGGGCTGACTGCACTCGAACTGCGCGCCCGCGCCCGCCGTTTGGCACGACAGTTCAATGGAAGGTTGGGGTTGATTGTCATTGACTACCTTCAGCTGATGGCAGGTTCGGGGCGGAGTGATAACCGTGCATCGGAGCTGGGAGAGATTTCACGTTCGCTGAAAGCTTTGGCCAAAGAATTGCAAGTGCCGGTGATAGCATTGTCGCAATTGAGCCGTACAGTTGAGCAGCGCACCGATAAACGGCCGATGATGTCGGATTTGCGTGAATCGGGTGCAATTGAGCAAGATGCTGATTTAATTATGTTTATGTATCGGGATGAATACTATAATGCAGAAACCCAGTTTAAAGGTTTGGCAGAATGTATCATCGGCAAGCACCGTAACGGCCCAACCGGAAAAGTATTCCTCACCTTTATCGGCCAGTTTACCAAATTTGAAAATGCCGCATATGTGCCTGAGGCGGCAATGATGGAAGATTGATACAGATTCTCCCATACTGTCAGCCGTATTTCATATTTTATTAGGCGGGCATGACGTTATCGTTTACAATAGCAAACGAAAATAAACAAATCGTTAATTCAGAAGGCAGATACATGTCGTATCACACCTTCAATAATAGGGTTGCGGGGCCCTAAATAATTGATGGCACAATGGTTTTATTGTTGGCCGTTTGTCAAACTTTCGTCTTAAAGCCGGTTGGTAGCATAACCATTATTTTCAGGCATATCACACATGAGGCCGTCTGAAGCGGTTTGCGGACGAGACACATTACTCAAACAACGTCATCAGGTTTACTCATGCATTCACAGAGCAAAGGTTTTACCTTAATAGAATTACTGATCGTTATTGCGATTGTTGCCATTATGGCTACGATCGCCCTCCCTAATATGAGCCAGTGGATTGCCTCGCGCCGTGCAGCGGGTCAGGCAGAACAAGTGGCCAATCTTTTGCGTTTTGCAAGAGCGGAAGCGGTCCGCTTAAATGCCATTGTATATGTTTGCCCCGTCCAAATTAAAAAAGACGGCAATCCGGATCAATACTGCGACATGAAATATACAGGCCAAGGGCTTGCCGCGTTTGCAGACAACAATAAAAACGGCATTTATGAGCGCAATGAAGACACGGATCTGCGTACGGTAATCCTTAATTCGCCGCAAAATACCAAAGTGAGTTATCAGGTTGATAATTATGCTTTCAGCGGAGAACGCACCGGAAATAATCACATGTGGGGCTTCCTGCCCAACGGCACCTTCGGTCATAAAGCACAAGCCGCCGACAAATTAAACCACTCCACCGGATATGTAAAGATTTCTCTTACCGATGCATCAGCCAGTAGCGAGGCAGATAAAAGGGCGCGCTCAACGATTGTTGTCATTGATAGTGCAGGTCGGGCAACCGTATGTTCGGGCAACTCCGATGGAAGTCAAAATTCTGAAGATGTTATGAAAAATTTATGTCGTTATAGCAGCGATAACACATAACATTCTGTCTGTTTATCATTTCCTTTTCATGAACACCAAAAAAGAATATCTAAAATGAATGTTAGCAACAAGAACATAATAAAGCCAAAGACAGGCCGTCTGAAAAAAAGCCAGCGCGGTATGACTTTGGTAGAAGTGTTGGTATCTATGTTTGTTTTGGCAGTTGGCGTGCTGGCTTTGCTGGCAACCCAGTTAAGAACAGTCGCAAGTGTGCAGGAAGCTGAGAGCCAAACTGTTGTAGCCCAGGCAGTTCAAAATCTTATGGAAAGTATGCTGATCAATCCTACGTTGTGTAGCAAAGATGATAAAGATGATCCTCGATGTGCCGGTAAGGTTGATGACAATACGCCTGAAAATTGGGTTGTGAAAAGTTACGATAATAATAAGATATTTGTGGATGATAATGGGAAGCCAATAAGTTATCGGTATTCAAATCCTGTTGAAGCAAAACCTTGTAGTGGAAATAATTTATGTCGCTCTCCTGATTCCACTTCTTTGAATAAAAGAGAAATTTTAGAAGATCAGTTAGGCCGTTTTGAGGACAGCTTATCAAAGGCGCTACCTAATGCGAATGTTTGGTACATTATTTGTAATGATAATTCAGGAAAAGACATGACTATTTCAGGCAGTTCGGTTACACATCATTGTTCAGGCAATGAAAGTCATCCTTTTGTTATCAAAGTGTTGTGGGAAATGGAAGCCGAAAAAATCAAAGATAATAAAGCCTTAACTCAAAATAATAAAAAAATTGTGTATACCTACCAAGCACGCCTTGCGGAGTAACGTATCATGAGAATGTACTTATCTTCTTCACACATTGCGGGCAAACATAGTCAGCAAGGTTTCAGTTTGATTGAATTCGCTGTAGCCAGCATATTGAGCCTGTTGGTATTGGTTGCGGTCAGTACAGGTTATTTTACTGCGCGCACTTTGAATACGGCGGCTGATACCCGTCTTAAATTTCAACAGGATTTGCGTAATGCCGCCAATATGGTTGTGCGGGATGCCCGTATGGCAGGTGGTTTTGGCTGTTTCAGCCTGATTGGTGAAAAAGACGGTAAGGTTATTCATGATCGCAACACTTCTACATCCGGTTCGGAAGCGTTTAAATTGGAGAACAATCCGTCCAATCTAATGCCTGTTCGTACAATAGCCCAATCTAACTTCAGGCCGGCCGGTTTTTCGGCATCGTCTGATGCATTGATATTTATGTACGGTTCGGGATCGGGACGTATAGGCAGTATAGACAGAGGTGTTTCAAATAACCAGCCTTTGATTTTCAGCAGTTGCAATACCTTGGTGCGTCCTGCAAACGATACTATACCTTCCGATGAAAGTGCGCTGAAAACCACATTAGGTGTTTCGGATTTGCAGTTAAGTGAAATTATGGTGATGAATTACACGGTAAATGCTTATGTAACCGGCAGTATTAATGGTCAATCGGGATTGTTCCGTTTTCAATTGAGTGGAAATGATTGGAGTAGCCCGCAACTGCTGATTAAAGATGTTACCGGAGCAAATTTCAGATATACCTATGTGAACAATTGCCCCGAAGAAATATTGCCGAAAGATAAAACCAAGTTTGAAAGATTCGAATATTCTCCTAATTTGACGAGAATGCCTGCGCTCATACAAATGAATTTAAGCGGAGGAGCTCAGGATCAAAATCAAATTTATACCATTAACGCTTCAGTGAGGGGGGGGAACTCATGCGCAAACCGTACACTTTAAAACACATCAATAAATCGGCACAACAAGGGTTTTCGTTGTTTATCGTGTTGATGGTGATGATTGTAGTGGCATTTTTTGTGGTGAGTGTGACGCAATCGTACAATACTGAACAGCGCATCAGTACTAATGATGCCGATAGAAAATTTGCAGCAGCTTTAGCCGAAGCGGCATTAAGGGAAGGGGAAAGTAAAATTGCAGCCTTCGATGGTATCGTTAAATTCACGGATAATTGTACGGATGCGAAATGCCGTGCCGCAGGTAGTTCTCCCGGTACTTTCGGAGATATTATCGTTGAGCCCGGTACTTCAAAGGTTGAAGCTTGGGAACGGCGCAATGGAGGCGGCAAAGCTAAACTTTTGATAGATACTAACGGAGGGACATTGGCGAACATGGGAGCAAGTGAATCACCGCGTTATATTATCGAATATATCAGCACTCAAGATGACGGCATGGTTATCTATCGTGTTACCGCCAAAGCGTGGGGAAAAAATAAAAATACGGTAGTGGTTTTACAGTCCTATGTGACTGCAGGGTAAGGGGGGAGCAGAAACATGTCTTTCCAATCAAAAGGGTTTACTTTGATTGAAATGCTGATAACCATTGCAGTAATCGGTATTTTAGCCACTATCGCTCTGCCTTCTTATATGCACTACATAGAACGTGGCCATTTGGCTCAGGCACATAACGAATTGGTAAATATCAATAACCGTATTAAAACGGAGCGGGTTAAACAGCCGTCGAGTTATAGGGATCAAAGCCAGCTCAGACTGTTTGTAGAAGGTCTTCACAAAGAAGCGGAAGTAAAGAAGAAATATGATATTCAAGTGTATGTGCCTGAGAGTAATAGTCTTGTTTATCATCTGGTGGCCAAGCCTCAAGCAAGCAGCGGTTATACAAAGGCTGTTTGGATGAATAGTGCCGGAGATGCTTATAAGTGCGATAATGCCGCTGCTGCCGAGCGCTATGCGACTAATGGAGATTGTGAAAAAATCGGCGGAAAGTAGATAACTATATTGCCTGTTTCTGTTGTCTATTTGCTTCCAAACAAGTGAAAAAGTTTAAAAAGAAATGTACTCGGGATAAGAAGTCGAAATTCAATCTAAGAATTTCGACTTCTTGTTTATGATTCCATACATTTTTTTGTGATGAATCATCATCGCCCAATCGAATATCGCATGTGGTTGTGAGCAGACAGTCGGCAGGCTTCCAATATAAGACAACAGATATTCGATCACAGATTTCGTTACTGCGTTTGGGGAGAAGATCGCAAAAAAGTCTTTCAGATGATGCATCCCAATCCCACAATAAAAGTTAAATTGATTAAACATATGGCCCCTCTTAAAACAGTTTGGTAAGTTCGGAGCATTTATAATTGTTTTCAGACGGCCTTAAGTAAGTAAACTATGGAATAACAATGAATACATTTGAAAAGATAAATAACGGCATCAGCCAAAGTCTTAGTCATTATGAAACCATGACCGGCAGTGTAAATGCGATGGTTCAGGCATTTTGGTTGCGGGTTCCTTATTTGGTATTGGCGCTGTTGGTATTTATTCTGTTTTATTTTTTATCCAAGCTGTTTAAGCGGCTGACTGCCAAACTGCTTGCCGGCCGTTTGAGTAACCGCATGAATCTTTTGCTGGTTTTGCAGCGTATCGGAGGAGCCTTAATTATATTTGCCGGATTTTTGGCTTCAATGATGATTGCTATTCCCGATTTTACGCCTACCCAGTTGATTAGTGCGTTGGGTATCGGCTCGGTTGCGATAGGTTTCGCATTTAAAGATATTTTTCAAAATTTACTTTCAGGTATTCTGTTGCTGCTCAGTGAGCCGTTTAGGATAGGGGATAGGATTGTATCCGGCTCATTTGAAGGTACGGTAGAAAATATAGAAATCCGAGCTACTACCTTGCGCACTTATGATGGCCGCCGTATTGTGATACCGAATGCGCAATTATTTACATCACCGGTAACGGTTAATACCAGTAGCGGCAGATACCGTCAAAGTACAACTTTTAATGTATCGGCACAATTAGATATAGATGCTGTTAAAAATCGAGTGATTTCAGCCGTCTTGGAGCAGTGCGGTCATGATATTTCGGATCCTCAAATTGCAGTAATTGAGCTTTCTGATGGCTCTGCTACTTTAGAATTACGCTGGTGGTCTCAAGGCCATGCAGACAATAACCGCATTTTAGATGAGGTGTTATCTTGCATTCAGCCCTTTTTGATAAAAGGGGATAAGGATTAAAGCAATGGGAATCAAAACAAAGAGTTGGTTGAAAAATATTTTTCAGACGGCCTTGATGGTTTTGTTGGTGTCTTTTGCGGTTGACTGGTGGCGAAAGCCTGAGCAGCCCCTTGAATTTGCCGAACAGCCGCTTATTCTGCTCGACGGACACAAAACCAGTTTGAGTGGGATGAGTAGCGAGCGCACGGCAATAGTTTATTTTTGGGGGAGTTGGTGCGGAATCTGCCGTCATACTTCTCCGGTTATACAACGCATACATCAAGTAGGTGTACCGGTATTAGGTGTTGCTTTGCGTTCCGGAGCGGAGAATGAAGTGCGCGATTATATGCGTAACAACGGCATGAGCTTTGATACGGTAAACGATGCAGACAGCGCACTTTCAGCGCAGTGGCAGGTGTCGGTAACACCTACGATCGTTTTGATTAAAAACGGCAAGATGGTACACAGCACCACAGGCTTGAGCAGTTATTGGGGGTTGCGCGGCAGGCTTTGGCTGGCGGACTGGATAAATTAAATTCAGACGGCTTTCGTTTTGTGTAACCAATCTTGGCAAAAGCCGTAAATGGTGGATGCAGTTAATCTTGTTCGATATTGTCAATAAAAATCCCGTGTTGTCTATATTCCAATATGGACAACACGGGACTTTTGCAAACAAGTATTTGTTACGCAGCCGGTTTCTTATTGTTTTCGGTTTCTTGATATTCTTGGCCGTCTGAAAGCAACAATTTAGGTTTGCTGCCTTTTTCAATCACGTTTTCATTGACCACAACTTTTTTCACTTCTTTCAAACCGGGCAATATGTACATGGTTTCCAGCAGGCAGCGTTCTACGATGGAACGAAGGCCGCGTGCGCCGGTTTTGCGTTCCATCGCTTGTTTGGCAATGCTGCGTAATGCGGAGGGTAAAACTTCCAACTCCACACCTTCCATAGCAAACAACGCTTGGTATTGTTTGATTAGTGCATTTTTCGGTTCGGTCAGAATATTGATTAATGCATCTTCATCGAGCTCGGCCAGAGTGGCGATAACAGGCAGGCGGCCGATAAGTTCGGGAATCAAACCGAATTTAATTAAGTCTTCAGGCTCTACGGTTTCAAATAAAGCCGTAATATCAGCGTTTTCATCTTTGCTGCTGACGGCGG comes from the Neisseria dumasiana genome and includes:
- a CDS encoding mechanosensitive ion channel family protein, whose protein sequence is MNTFEKINNGISQSLSHYETMTGSVNAMVQAFWLRVPYLVLALLVFILFYFLSKLFKRLTAKLLAGRLSNRMNLLLVLQRIGGALIIFAGFLASMMIAIPDFTPTQLISALGIGSVAIGFAFKDIFQNLLSGILLLLSEPFRIGDRIVSGSFEGTVENIEIRATTLRTYDGRRIVIPNAQLFTSPVTVNTSSGRYRQSTTFNVSAQLDIDAVKNRVISAVLEQCGHDISDPQIAVIELSDGSATLELRWWSQGHADNNRILDEVLSCIQPFLIKGDKD
- the tsaD gene encoding tRNA (adenosine(37)-N6)-threonylcarbamoyltransferase complex transferase subunit TsaD, producing the protein MLVLGIESSCDETGVALYDTERGLLAHQLHTQMAMHAEYGGVVPELASRDHIRRLVPLTQSCLEQAGVEYSDLDAVAFTQGPGLGGALLAGSSYANALAFALNIPVIPIHHLEGHLLSPLLSEEKPEFPFVALLVSGGHSQFMAVRCIGDYTLLGESVDDAAGEAFDKTAKLLGLPYPGGAKLSQLAKDGAENAFDFPRPMLHSPDIQMSFSGLKTAVLTAVQKVREQHGGIVPEQTRNDICREFQDAVVDVLVAKAHKALLDTGFRTLVVAGGVGANWKLREALGRLKIQTAPIKGQPKPLPEKVKVYFPPMEYCTDNGAMIAFAGAMRLTNAREAGSFNVKPRWLLTDIVVA
- the dnaB gene encoding replicative DNA helicase; translated protein: MNDYSEMMPSETDREVSALALPPHSMEAEQSVLGGLLLENSAWDRIADVVSPEDFYRHEHRLIFRHIAALINESRPADVITVQEALERNEELEAAGGFNYLISLAQNTPSAANIRRYAEIVRERSIMRQLAEVGTEIARSAYNPQGRDAGQLLDEAENKVFQIAESTAKSKQGFLEMPALLREVVARIDMLYSRENPDEVTGIATGFIDLDKKTSGLQPGDLIIVAGRPSMGKTAFSINIAEHVAVESKLPVAVFSMEMGGAQLVMRMLGSVGRLDQHVLKTGRLEDEHWGRLNDAVAKLSDAPMFIDETPGLTALELRARARRLARQFNGRLGLIVIDYLQLMAGSGRSDNRASELGEISRSLKALAKELQVPVIALSQLSRTVEQRTDKRPMMSDLRESGAIEQDADLIMFMYRDEYYNAETQFKGLAECIIGKHRNGPTGKVFLTFIGQFTKFENAAYVPEAAMMED
- a CDS encoding S24 family peptidase, with translation MDTFKDRLVFLWKDEARQAKIAADIDMTIAGFSRIWNEGGLPKAETLKKIKQLKGCSIDWLLTGEGEPFPDASSAASSAQDTLGNPVDIDEFIFVPRYDIQAAAGHGRLVGDEKPVFSMAFRRYWVENYITRDTKNLSVISVKGDSMEGVLNDGDSILINHGETTPRDGLYVLRLNENLLVKRLQLMPGGIVNVISANEAYPTFEINLNNMTDDVAIIGRVEWFGRNI
- the pilV gene encoding type IV pilus modification protein PilV, yielding MNVSNKNIIKPKTGRLKKSQRGMTLVEVLVSMFVLAVGVLALLATQLRTVASVQEAESQTVVAQAVQNLMESMLINPTLCSKDDKDDPRCAGKVDDNTPENWVVKSYDNNKIFVDDNGKPISYRYSNPVEAKPCSGNNLCRSPDSTSLNKREILEDQLGRFEDSLSKALPNANVWYIICNDNSGKDMTISGSSVTHHCSGNESHPFVIKVLWEMEAEKIKDNKALTQNNKKIVYTYQARLAE
- a CDS encoding PilX family type IV pilin — protein: MSFQSKGFTLIEMLITIAVIGILATIALPSYMHYIERGHLAQAHNELVNINNRIKTERVKQPSSYRDQSQLRLFVEGLHKEAEVKKKYDIQVYVPESNSLVYHLVAKPQASSGYTKAVWMNSAGDAYKCDNAAAAERYATNGDCEKIGGK
- a CDS encoding GspH/FimT family pseudopilin; the encoded protein is MHSQSKGFTLIELLIVIAIVAIMATIALPNMSQWIASRRAAGQAEQVANLLRFARAEAVRLNAIVYVCPVQIKKDGNPDQYCDMKYTGQGLAAFADNNKNGIYERNEDTDLRTVILNSPQNTKVSYQVDNYAFSGERTGNNHMWGFLPNGTFGHKAQAADKLNHSTGYVKISLTDASASSEADKRARSTIVVIDSAGRATVCSGNSDGSQNSEDVMKNLCRYSSDNT
- a CDS encoding PilW family protein; this encodes MRMYLSSSHIAGKHSQQGFSLIEFAVASILSLLVLVAVSTGYFTARTLNTAADTRLKFQQDLRNAANMVVRDARMAGGFGCFSLIGEKDGKVIHDRNTSTSGSEAFKLENNPSNLMPVRTIAQSNFRPAGFSASSDALIFMYGSGSGRIGSIDRGVSNNQPLIFSSCNTLVRPANDTIPSDESALKTTLGVSDLQLSEIMVMNYTVNAYVTGSINGQSGLFRFQLSGNDWSSPQLLIKDVTGANFRYTYVNNCPEEILPKDKTKFERFEYSPNLTRMPALIQMNLSGGAQDQNQIYTINASVRGGNSCANRTL
- the fabI gene encoding enoyl-ACP reductase FabI, producing the protein MGFLQGKKILITGMISERSIAYGIAKACHEQGAELAFTYVVDKLEDRVRKMAAELGSELVFRCDVQSDEEIEKTFTDLGKVWDGLDGLVHSIGFAPREALDGDFLDSISREAFKIAHEVSAYSLPALAKAARPMMQGRNGSILALTYLGAVRAVPHYNVMGMAKASLEAGIRFTAACLGKEGIRCNGISAGPIKTLAASGIADFSKLLNHVASHNPLGRNVTITEVGNTAAFLLSDLASGITGEITYVDGGYSINALNDPDNI
- a CDS encoding protein disulfide oxidoreductase is translated as MGIKTKSWLKNIFQTALMVLLVSFAVDWWRKPEQPLEFAEQPLILLDGHKTSLSGMSSERTAIVYFWGSWCGICRHTSPVIQRIHQVGVPVLGVALRSGAENEVRDYMRNNGMSFDTVNDADSALSAQWQVSVTPTIVLIKNGKMVHSTTGLSSYWGLRGRLWLADWIN
- a CDS encoding pilus assembly PilX family protein → MRKPYTLKHINKSAQQGFSLFIVLMVMIVVAFFVVSVTQSYNTEQRISTNDADRKFAAALAEAALREGESKIAAFDGIVKFTDNCTDAKCRAAGSSPGTFGDIIVEPGTSKVEAWERRNGGGKAKLLIDTNGGTLANMGASESPRYIIEYISTQDDGMVIYRVTAKAWGKNKNTVVVLQSYVTAG